From Nomascus leucogenys isolate Asia chromosome 15, Asia_NLE_v1, whole genome shotgun sequence, a single genomic window includes:
- the LOC100585176 gene encoding putative olfactory receptor 8G3 pseudogene gives MDPGNHSSVTDFILAGLSEQPELQLPLLLLFLGIYVVTVVGSLGMTTLIGLSSHLHTPMYYFLSGLSFIDLCHSTIITPKMLVNFVTEKNIISYPECMTQLSFFSIFAIAECHMLAVMARDCYVAICSPLLYNVIMSYHLCFWLTVGVYILGILASTIHTSFMLRLFLCKGNVINRYFCDLFPLLELSCSSTYINELLVLVLSAFNILTPALTILASYVFIIASILRIHSTEGRSKAFSTCSSHISAVAVFFGSAAFMYLQPSSVSSMDQGKVSSVFYTTVVPMLNPLIYSLKNKDVKVAMKKILHQTACYE, from the coding sequence ATGGACCCTGGAAACCATTCCTCAGTGACTGATTTCATTCTGGCTGGGCTCTCAGAACAGCCAGAGCTCCAGCTGCCCCTCTTGCTCTTGTTCTTAGGAATCTATGTGGTCACAGTGGTGGGCAGCCTGGGCATGACCACACTGATTGGGCTCAGTTCTCACCTGCACACCCCCATGTACTATTTCCTCAGCGGTCTGTCCTTCATTGATCTCTGCCATTCCACTATCATTACCCCCAAAATGCTGGTGAACTTTGTGACAGAGAAGAACATCATCTCCTACCCTGAATGCATGACTCAGCTCTCTTTCTTCAGTATTTTTGCTATTGCAGAGTGTCACATGTTGGCTGTAATGGCGCGTGACTGCTACGTGGCCATCTGCAGCCCCTTGCTGTACAATGTCATCATGTCCTATCACCTCTGCTTCTGGCTCACAGTGGGAGTTTACATTTTAGGCATCCTTGCATCTACAATTCATACCAGCTTTATGTTGAGACTCTTTTTGTGCAAGGGTAATGTGATTAACCGTTATTTTTGTGATCTCTTCCCTCTCTTGGAGCTCTCCTGCTCCAGCACCTACATCAATGAATTACTGGTTCTGGTCTTGAGTGCATTTAACATCCTGACACCTGCCTTAACCATTCTTGCTTCTTACGTCTTTATCATTGCCAGCATCCTCCGCATTCACTCCACTGAAGGCAGGTCCAAAGCCTTCAGCACTTGCAGCTCCCACATCTCGGCTGTTGCTGTCTTCTTTGGATCTGCAGCATTCATGTACCTGCAGCCATCATCTGTCAGCTCCATGGACCAAGGGAAAGTGTCCTCTGTGTTTTATACTACTGTTGTGCCCATGCTGAACCCCCTGATCTACAGCCTGAAGAATAAAGATGTCAAAGTTGCCATGAAGAAAATTCTGCATCAGACAGCATGTTATGAATAG
- the LOC100585524 gene encoding putative olfactory receptor 8G2, with amino-acid sequence MVFLSSVETDQRKMSAGNHSSVTEFVLAGLSEQPELQLPLFLLFLGIYVVTVVGSLGMTTLIGLSSHLHTPMYYFLSGLSFIDLCHSTIITPKMLVNFVTEKNIISYPECMTQLYFFLIFAIAECHMLAVMACDRYVAICSPLLYNVIMSYHLCFWLTVGVYILGILGSTIHTGFMLRLFLCKSNVINHYFCDLFPLLELSCSSTYINELLVLVLSTFNILTPALTILASYVFIIASILRIRSTEGKSKAFSTCSSHISAVAVFFGSAAFMYLQPSSVSSMDQGKVSSVFYTTVVPMLNPLIYSLRNKDVKFALKKNLDSKACL; translated from the coding sequence atggtttttctttcctctgtagaAACTGACCAAAGGAAAATGTCAGCAGGAAACCATTCTTCAGTGACTGAGTTCGTTCTGGCTGGGCTCTCAGAACAGCCAGAGCTCCAGCTGCCCCTCTTCCTCCTGTTCTTAGGAATCTATGTGGTCACAGTGGTGGGCAGCCTGGGCATGACCACACTGATTGGGCTCAGTTCTCACCTGCACACCCCCATGTACTATTTCCTCAGCGGTCTGTCCTTCATTGATCTCTGCCATTCCACTATCATTACCCCCAAAATGCTGGTGAACTTTGTGACAGAGAAGAACATCATCTCCTACCCTGAATGCATGACTCAGCTttacttcttcctcatttttgctATTGCAGAGTGTCACATGTTGGCTGTAATGGCGTGTGACCGCTATGTTGCCATCTGCAGCCCCTTGCTGTACAATGTCATCATGTCCTATCACCTCTGCTTCTGGCTCACAGTGGGAGTTTACATTTTAGGCATCCTTGGATCGACAATTCACACCGGCTTTATGTTGAGACTCTTTTTGTGCAAGAGTAATGTGATTAACCATTATTTTTGTGATCTCTTCCCTCTCTTGGAGCTGTCCTGCTCCAGCACCTACATCAATGAATTACTGGTTCTGGTCTTGAGTACATTTAACATCCTGACACCTGCCTTAACCATTCTTGCTTCTTACGTCTTTATCATTGCCAGCATCCTCCGCATTCGCTCCACTGAGGGCAAGTCCAAAGCCTTTAGCACTTGCAGCTCCCACATCTCGGCTGTTGCTGTCTTCTTTGGATCTGCAGCATTCATGTACCTGCAGCCATCATCTGTCAGCTCCATGGACCAGGGGAAAGTGTCCTCTGTGTTTTATACTACTGTTGTGCCCATGCTGAACCCCCTAATCTATAGCCtaagaaataaagatgtcaaaTTTGCCTTGAAGAAAAATCTGGACAGCAAAGCATGTTTGTGA